The stretch of DNA CGGTCGCAGCCATGACGATAAAGAGCTGGTAGCCCCAGAACACGAACCAGGCGAGATCGCCGCCGATAAGGCGCGCACGACAGGTGCGCTGCACGACATAAAATGACGAGGCGATCAAGATATTGCCGCCGAAGGCAAAGATCACTGCGGACGTGTGCAACGGGCGCAGACGACCAAAGTTGAAATAAGGTTGCAGATTGAGATCAGGAAACGCAAGCTGGGCCGCGATCAGAACACCGACCAGAAAACCGGCCACACCCCAGAACACGGTGGCAATCACGCCATAGCGGATCGGGCCATCCATATAGGTGGACGAATTTTTGGATTGGTCTACCTTTTTCGGCGCAAGGCCGTAATCGGCGTTGCGCATCAGGAGAATTGTGAAAATGGCGAGCACGATGAACAGAATCCACATATGGGTTCTGAACAGCTCGTCATGAGAAAATCCGGCCAGAAGCACGGCAAAAAGTGCTCCCAAACCGGAAAGGACTGTACCAGCGGCGTAGTTCATGAAATCCCCTCGCAGCGCATAACGAAAACCATCCTCTACGGATAGCTGTAACGATAGATTTCATATCTGCGTTCTGCAACGACAAGTCATTGATCTGAATCAAACAAGGCGGGTCGCACCTGCGACAAAACAGGCTTTTTTGGAAATTCAGCCGACGTCGTTTTCGGTGATCACATGGATGAGAATATCAACTTTTCCGACCTCGTATCCGCATGGCGGTGCGGGAATGGGACCGATACCGATGGCGTGGGTGGGGATGTCGATGATGCGATCTTCGTTTGCGATATAGAAATGGGCATGATCGCAGGTGTCGGTATCGAAGTAAGTCCGCTCACTATTCAGGCTGATCCTGCGGATAAGACCGGCTTCGCAAAACTGGTTCAAGGTATTGTAAACCGTTGCAAATGAAAGCTTTTCTCCACGAGAAGCCACTTCTTCGCGCAAGATGTCGGGTGTGACATGGCGATGCTGTTCGATAAAAAGGAGGCTTGCGAGCAGCAGGCGCTGCCGCGTCGGGCGCAGACCGGCGCGCTTTAAAATCTGCCTGACACCGACACCGCTTTTTCGGCGCGCATGATGCGAAAACGTATCCGGGTCTAGCAGCATCAGAAAACGCTATCCTTTTGTTTTCATAATAATATTCGGACTTGAAGTCCCTTTGACAAAGTCGTTCATACCGATAGAATTGCGCTTTACAATTAATTGCAAATAGCTTGCATTTGCATAATAGGCAAAATGGGCGTGCGGTCAACGTTGCTGATTGCGGAATCATCACAGGCAGCGCGTGGATTAGGTGGAAATCATTTCATAACTCTCTGTTTTATTTGCACAAAATAAAACGGACGGCGTAAGGGTAAACGCGTATCATTGTCGGTCAAGTTGAAACCGGATCACTTAAGGGCATCAAACCATGTGGCTGGTTTTGCGGCTATATTTCGTCTTCTGTGCACAGTGTTACCCTCTTTGCGGCAACAGGACCGATACCGTTGCCATCCATCAGTTTATGGGGCTGCGGAAGACGTGTTCTGTTATGTGCGGCATTTCGTCGTGGTGTTGAAAACTGAGCCGGATTTGAAAGCAAGCAGCGGAGTGTTACGTCTTTGCAAAGCGCATATATCCGTGTTGAAACGGCACAGGAACGGGTAAGATGGCTTTCATGATGACGCCTAGAGATAAACGTGATGACGTCCGCTGGAAGAAGGTGCTCGACCGAGATCGGACATCGGACGGCGAATTCGTCTATGCGGTTTTAACCACCGGCATTTATTGCCGTCCGTCCTGTCCGTCTAAGCGTGGAAAGCGTAAGAATGTGCAGTTTTTCGAGAATTGCGCACAAGCCGAGCGCATGGGCTTTCGACCCTGCATACGCTGTAAACCACATCTCAAACAAACACTTGCCGCACAGGATGCGGCCCGCTATGCCCAGCAGGTGGCGGCCGCGTGTCGTTATATCGAAACGTCGGAAGAAATTCCCTCGCTTGAGGAAGTCGCAGCCTCGGTTAAGGCAAGTCCGGCGCATTTTCACCGCCTCTTCAAGGCTTTCACTGGCTTGACACCAAAAGCCTATGCGCAAGGGCACCGTTCCGGGAAATTACGCAAAGCCCTTCAGACAGAAAGCCGTATAACCGATGCGATCTATGCGGCAGGGTATAATTCCAGCAGCCGATTTTATACAGAATCAGAACAGATTCTTGGAATGAAGCCAAAGACTTACCGAAATGGTGGTGATTGTGAAACGATCCGTTTCGCAATCGGCCAGTCCACTCTTGGCGCGGTGCTGGTCGCCGCCAGCCAAAGAGGCGTGTGCGCCATTTATCTTGGCGATGACCCGGAAAAACTGCTTAATGATCTGGAAAAAACTTTCCCCCATGCCGAGCTTGTCGGCGCGGATCGTGACTTTGAAACCATGGTCGCGCAGGTGATCGGCTTTGTGGAAACGCCGGGTATGGGCCTTGATCTGCCGCTCGATCTGCGTGGTACGGCTTTTCAGCAAAGGGTATGGCAGGCCTTGCAGGAAATACCGATTGGAAAAACAGTGAGTTATAGCGAGCTTGCCGAACAGATCGGCGCCCCGAAATCGTTTCGTGCTGTGGCAGGCGCCTGTGCTTCAAACAGGATTGCCATCGCCGTGCCGTGTCATCGTGTGGTGCGCAATGATGGTGGATTATCGGGTTACCGCTGGGGTGTAGAGCGCAAACGTGATCTTATCGAGCGAGAGCGCAAAAGCACAACGTGACACCACTTCACCTTAGTTGAGGGCTGTTTTGCCTGGGAATTGCTGGGCATAGGCGCTTTTTCGCGCAATCAGGGGATTGAAACGCAAACGTGGCCGGTCTTTGATCTCAACATCAAAGGAGACAGATATGAGCGTGACAATTTACGGTATCAAGAATTGCGACACCATGAAGAAGGCGCGCATATGGCTTGAGGATCATGGTGTGGATTACCTCTTCCATGATTACAAGAAGGACGGGCTTGACGCTGCAACGCTCGACCGTTTTTTAAAAACCATCGCATGGGAGCAATTGCTTAACCGCGCCGGTACGACCTTTCGCAAATTACCCGAAGAAATACGCACTGATGTTGATGCGACACAGGCGCGGGTATTGATGCTGGAACAGCCCTCTATGGTCAAAAGGCCTGTTCTCCAACAGGATGGGAAATTCATGGTCGGTTTCAAACCGGATCAATATGCTGTATTTTTCAAACTATAATGGCATGCAACCCTATTGCTCGAATTTCTAATATATTGCTTCGTTATTACTTATAATACGGTTTATTTTCGGAGAAGCTCGTGCATCGTCGCGTAAACAAGATCGTGCAGCAATGGTCGGTAAGCTGGCGCGACGCGCTGGTCGCTTCCTGCGCGGGTGGCGTTGCATGGTTGATTGCGCAATGGCTGCTCGGCCAACCCCTGCCGATCTTCGCCATGGTCACCGCCGTGATTTGTCTGGCACCCAATCTGCCCAATCACGCCAAGCAAGCGGTGAGCGTTATGATTGGTGTGACCACGGGTGTGGTGATCGGTGAGGTTTCGCTGCTCTTGCCGGATACCATTCCTGTTCTTCACATGAGTGCCGTGACCTTCATTGCCATGGTGCTGGCGACGACATTTGGCCTTGCGCCGTCGATTGCTATTCAATCCGGCGTTTCAGCTCTTCTGGTTATGGTGATGGGACCGCAGGTGGCCGGGGTTACACGCTTGCTCGATGTGGCGGTCGGGGCGGGGGTAGGGCTTTTGTTCAGTCAGGTCTTGCTGACGCCTGATCCAGTGCGCCTGATTGATCGGGCTGTACGCGGTCTTCTCGACCGGCTGGCAAAAGAATTACGTCAGGCTGCACTCGCGCTCGAAAACGAGGACCCGGCGCGAGCGCAAAATGCGATCACGCAATTCACTGCCGCTCACCGCGCCGTGATCGCACTTGGTGACGGTATTGCGCTGGCGCGTTCCAATGCGCGCTGGTCACTGCGCGGGCGGCTTGTCGCGGGTGAAGTCGTGGAGATGGCCGGGCGCTACGAGCGACGCGGTGTACGTCTTTATGCATCCGCATTGTTGTTTGGTGAAGCGCTCGGAAACGCGCTGCGCAAGAGGGAAGCGCCGCCGCCGCGATGGATCGGCGAAGCGCTCAACATCGTAATTGCCAACTGCGCTCTGGAGGAGGGTACGCAACCGGAGCGCATTCCGCCGCGCCCAGAAGATATTCCCTTTGGCTGGCGCGACTGTGCGCGGCGTCTGGAAATGGTGCATGACACGCTTGTCCACTTTTTGCATGCAGCCACCCCCGACAGCGTGCCGGTGCGCGCACGTGCGCGTGTTTCGATCTGACGAGAATGGGTATTATCCCGCAAGAGGGAGATACTCGCCCCGTAACTGACCAGCATGGCGGGCAGGTGGATATCCAAAAATACGCGCATAGTCGCGGCTGAACTGCGATGGGCTGCCATAACCAACATGAAAGCCTGCGCTTGCCGCATCCAAAGCATCGCCGACCATCAGCCGTTGTGCTTCCTGCATGCGCAGATGCGTGCGGAACTCAAGCGGACTCATTGCGGTGATCGCCTTGAAATGCGCATGAAAGGTGGAGCGGCTCATGCATGCGACCTCTGCCGCCTGCTCGATCGTGCAAGCTTCGCGGAAATGCGCCCTTATCCACAAAATAGCCTTGGCAATCTGGTTGAGTCGGCTGTCTGCCTGTGCCATTTGTCGAAGCATGGCACCGCTCTCACCGCTTAGAAGACGATAGAGAATTTCACGGATCGTGAGTGGCGCAAGTGCGTCGATATCTTCTGGTGTATCCAGAAGCCCTGCCAGCCGTATCGCTGCATCCAGCAGCATAGGAGTTGTCCGGTTGAGCGCAAGCCCGGACGCCATAGCTTCGCAATCAGGCTGGGTTGCTGGATAGCGGATCGTCATTTCGCCCAGCATTGCGGCATTGAGGTCAAGCTGTAAACACAGATAGGGGCGCTCGGCGCTTGCCTCGATGACCGACCCCATGATTGGCAGGTCGACCGATGCAATGAGATAGCTTTCCGGATCGTAGACGAAGGCGGTTGCGCCAAGCATGGCGCGCTTTCGCCCCTGCGCGATGATGCAGAGCGTCGGTTCGTAAATGACCGGCATCGGCATTGTCGGTGTCGATGAGCGCAACAATGTTACGCCGGGAAGCGCACCGCGATGGATGCCGTCTTCAGGGGCATGGCGGCTTAAAATATCGGTAAGCGTTGCAAGCTGTTTCATGTCATCCTTATCGCACGTCAAGCGACTGACGAAAAGATGCGATCCAGTCTGTTCGGACAATCATGCAAGGATTGCGGACAAATCGTCTAACGCTCCTCCATAAAGCCGGGCCAAATGAAAGGATCAGAAACGGCGATAAACTCGCCTGAATTGGAGACCCTTTTCCATGCCCCAAATCAACTCCCTTGACCACCATCGCCTGCTTGGCCGTTCGGGCTTACGCGTCTCACCCTTGTCGCTTGGCACTATGACCTTCGGCTCTGATTGGGGCTGGGGGGCCGAGGAAGGGGAGGCCCGCAGCATTTTCGATGCCTATGTTGATCGCGGCGGCAATTTTATCGACACGTCCGTTAACTATACCAATGGCGCGTCCGAGCGCATTTTGGGTGGTTTCATCAAGGACAAGCGTGAGCATATCGTGCTTGCCACCAAGTTCACGATGGCGCGCGATCCGCAGAACATCAATTCCGGTGGCAATCATCGCCTGAACCTCGTACGCTCACTCGAAACAAGTTTGCGTCAGCTCGATACCGACCGGATCGATCTTCTTTATGTGCATGCCTGGGATTTTACGACTTCGCCCGAAGAGGTCATGCGAGCGCTGGATGATCTGGTACGTGCTGGCAAGATCCTTTATGTCGGAATTTGCAACACGCCTGCCTGGCGCGTGGCGCAGATGCAGACGCTGGCCGATCTGCGTGGCTGGTCGCCCTTTGTTGCCTTGCAGATTGAATATTCTCTGCTGGAGCGTACGGTCGAATATGAACTCATGCCAATGGCGCGTGAAATGGGACTGGGCGTCCTGCCATGGTCGCCGCTTGGCGGGGGCATTCTGACCGGTAAATATAGCCGCGCCGATCTTAGCGACGAAAACAGTGCCGATGTTGCGCCTACACGCAAAGGCGTGATTGCCTCGACCGGCCACCTCAGCGAGCGCTCACTCACTATTGCCGATGTGGTGGGCACCGTTGCCGAGGAGCTGGGTACTTCGCGCTCGCAGGTCGCTCTTGCCTGGACGCTAACCAATCCTGTGGTCGTCTCACCCATTATCGGTGCCAGAACCGTGGCACAGGCCGAGGACAATTTTGGTGCGCTTGATATTGCGTTGAGCGATGAGCAGATTACCCGCCTCAACGAGGCAAGTGAAGTGCCGCCGATTTTCCCGGAGCGGTTTATCGGCAGGCCAATGGCCCAGCAACTTATCTTTGGGGAAAATTCCGTCAAAAAGCGGACGTGATATCCGTGGAGGCCGGATTGGTTTCCGGCCTCCGAAGCATTTGATTGATGTGAGCTTCAAGAAAAATTCGATTGTAATGCTTGACGTCAGGTCTATTTTCCGGCGCATGACGCACACTGTTCCCCAAGCCGACCTTTCCTCTTCCCATCATCATCGAAAAGCCATGCGTTATGCGCTGGGCGGCTTTCTGGCGATGGCCTCTGTCATGGGTATTGGCCGCTTCATCTACACACCCATTTTGCCTGGTATGATGAGCGATGTCGGGTTCAATGCGGCGGATGCTGGGTTCATCGCCTCGGCCAATTATATCGGCTATCTACTGGGTGCGATTGTTGCAGGATTTGGCTGGTCGGGGGGCCTCGAACGCGCAAGTGTTATTGCCGGACTGGTGATCAGCGCGGTTTTATGTGCGGCCATGGCGATGACAGATAATGTGTGGCTGTTTGCTGCTATTCGGTTTGCGGGCGGTTTCATTAGTGCCGTCACTATGATCCTGTGTACCGCCATTGTGCTGAGCCATCTTTCCGCGCATGAACGCGCCGATTTGGGCGCGTTGCATTTTGGCGGCGTCGGTAGCGGTATCGCACTTTCGGCGGCTCTTGTCGCAGCCATTCAGTTTTTAGGGCTTAGCTGGCGTGCGGAATGGATCGGGGCGGCTTTACTCACCGTGCTCATGTTGATCGCTGTGCTGGCTCTGATACGCGAGGGGCCAATCTCCAATGGTAATGGCAAGCGTGAGCCAGCCCTGCCCAAAAGCTTTGCGTTTAATGCCATCGCTCTCGCTTACGGCATTTTCGGCTTCGGTTATGTGATAACGGCGACCTTTCTGATAGCGGTTGTGCGAGCGGGGGGCGGCAGCAGCTCCATGGAAGCTGCGGTCTGGGTGGTGACGGGCTTGAGTGCTGCGCCCTCGATCTGGTTGTGGGCGCCGGTCGGCAAAAGGTTCGGCCTTTTTACAGCCTTTGCCGTAACAGCGTTTCTGGAAGCCATCGGCGTTGCAGCCAGTGTCATGCTGGCACCGCCCGTGGGGCCGTTGCTGGGTGGCTTTCTTCTCGGCGCGACTTTCATGGCGCTGACGGCTTTCGGGCTTCAGATTGCCCGTGTTCTGGCACCGCTTTCGCCAAAACGCGCGTTGGCGCGCATGACGATCTGTTTCAGCATGGGCCAGATCGCAGGCCCACTTGTGGCCGGTTATCTGGCGCAGAAAACCGGCTCTTTCACGCTCGCCAGCCAGGTTGCGGCGCTTTCGCTTGTGGCGGTGGGCCTGATCAGCCTTGCCGCCGGACGTTCAGCAACGCGTGAAAGAGCCTGATCGTTCAGGCAAGCATGGTTTTGAGTGCTGCGACCAGCTGGTCCATTTCGACCTGCGTGGTGTAAAGCGCGGGGCTGACACGGATGCACTGGCCCTGGCTCACATCTGCGCGGCGGGTGGTGAGCACTTTGTGCTTATCGCGCAATTCGGAAACGATTGCGTCATTGTCTTCCTTGCTTGTCTTGTCCGTGAAGCGGAACGAAGTAATACCCGCATGCATGGAAGGCTCATCGGGGGTTAGGATTTCCAGACCCTTTTGGTCGCGTAGCTTTTCCACCCAATAATTGCGTAGATAAGTCAGACGCGCCTGTTTGGAAGCGGCTGTGATTGTCTGATGGAGCTTGATTGCGGCCGGCACGCTCAAGGCGGCTGCAAAATTGGTTGTGCCGGTATGCACGCGGGCACGGATATCGTCCTGCGACCAGTCCTTGTCGCCAAGATAGGTGTCGATATCTGCAAGCCGGTCCCTGGCGATATAGAAAAAGCCCATGCCGACCGGTGCGCCGATCCATTTGTGCAGGTTGAAACCGACAAAATCCGATTTGAGATCGCGCACGTTGAAATCGATCTGCCCCCAGGAGTGGGCGGCGTCGACAATCACGTCCACGCCCTTTTCCCGCGCCATTTCGGCAATTTCGCTGATCGGCATCACCAGCCCCGTGCGATGCGAGAGGTGGGTGAGGAGGAGAAGCTTCGCTTTGGGTGTTTCAGCAAGT from Brucella sp. BE17 encodes:
- a CDS encoding aminotransferase class V-fold PLP-dependent enzyme; amino-acid sequence: MPLMQRRKFLIATSTLIAAGATATPKAFAQAKAAETSFPGLDAASNDEAWQSIQDLYEVDRSIANLENGYWGIMARPVFEDYLENTRRVNRENTIYARSTFGKDFEGVRQVVAEAVGAEPEEIALTRGATEALQILIAGYNKLEPGDTVLYSDLDYDSMQYAMASLEKRRGVSVKTFAIPEPATHDNVLETYRKVLAETPKAKLLLLTHLSHRTGLVMPISEIAEMAREKGVDVIVDAAHSWGQIDFNVRDLKSDFVGFNLHKWIGAPVGMGFFYIARDRLADIDTYLGDKDWSQDDIRARVHTGTTNFAAALSVPAAIKLHQTITAASKQARLTYLRNYWVEKLRDQKGLEILTPDEPSMHAGITSFRFTDKTSKEDNDAIVSELRDKHKVLTTRRADVSQGQCIRVSPALYTTQVEMDQLVAALKTMLA
- the ada gene encoding bifunctional DNA-binding transcriptional regulator/O6-methylguanine-DNA methyltransferase Ada codes for the protein MMTPRDKRDDVRWKKVLDRDRTSDGEFVYAVLTTGIYCRPSCPSKRGKRKNVQFFENCAQAERMGFRPCIRCKPHLKQTLAAQDAARYAQQVAAACRYIETSEEIPSLEEVAASVKASPAHFHRLFKAFTGLTPKAYAQGHRSGKLRKALQTESRITDAIYAAGYNSSSRFYTESEQILGMKPKTYRNGGDCETIRFAIGQSTLGAVLVAASQRGVCAIYLGDDPEKLLNDLEKTFPHAELVGADRDFETMVAQVIGFVETPGMGLDLPLDLRGTAFQQRVWQALQEIPIGKTVSYSELAEQIGAPKSFRAVAGACASNRIAIAVPCHRVVRNDGGLSGYRWGVERKRDLIERERKSTT
- a CDS encoding ArsC family reductase; amino-acid sequence: MSVTIYGIKNCDTMKKARIWLEDHGVDYLFHDYKKDGLDAATLDRFLKTIAWEQLLNRAGTTFRKLPEEIRTDVDATQARVLMLEQPSMVKRPVLQQDGKFMVGFKPDQYAVFFKL
- a CDS encoding AraC family transcriptional regulator, yielding MKQLATLTDILSRHAPEDGIHRGALPGVTLLRSSTPTMPMPVIYEPTLCIIAQGRKRAMLGATAFVYDPESYLIASVDLPIMGSVIEASAERPYLCLQLDLNAAMLGEMTIRYPATQPDCEAMASGLALNRTTPMLLDAAIRLAGLLDTPEDIDALAPLTIREILYRLLSGESGAMLRQMAQADSRLNQIAKAILWIRAHFREACTIEQAAEVACMSRSTFHAHFKAITAMSPLEFRTHLRMQEAQRLMVGDALDAASAGFHVGYGSPSQFSRDYARIFGYPPARHAGQLRGEYLPLAG
- a CDS encoding aldo/keto reductase, with product MPQINSLDHHRLLGRSGLRVSPLSLGTMTFGSDWGWGAEEGEARSIFDAYVDRGGNFIDTSVNYTNGASERILGGFIKDKREHIVLATKFTMARDPQNINSGGNHRLNLVRSLETSLRQLDTDRIDLLYVHAWDFTTSPEEVMRALDDLVRAGKILYVGICNTPAWRVAQMQTLADLRGWSPFVALQIEYSLLERTVEYELMPMAREMGLGVLPWSPLGGGILTGKYSRADLSDENSADVAPTRKGVIASTGHLSERSLTIADVVGTVAEELGTSRSQVALAWTLTNPVVVSPIIGARTVAQAEDNFGALDIALSDEQITRLNEASEVPPIFPERFIGRPMAQQLIFGENSVKKRT
- a CDS encoding YbfB/YjiJ family MFS transporter, whose amino-acid sequence is MTHTVPQADLSSSHHHRKAMRYALGGFLAMASVMGIGRFIYTPILPGMMSDVGFNAADAGFIASANYIGYLLGAIVAGFGWSGGLERASVIAGLVISAVLCAAMAMTDNVWLFAAIRFAGGFISAVTMILCTAIVLSHLSAHERADLGALHFGGVGSGIALSAALVAAIQFLGLSWRAEWIGAALLTVLMLIAVLALIREGPISNGNGKREPALPKSFAFNAIALAYGIFGFGYVITATFLIAVVRAGGGSSSMEAAVWVVTGLSAAPSIWLWAPVGKRFGLFTAFAVTAFLEAIGVAASVMLAPPVGPLLGGFLLGATFMALTAFGLQIARVLAPLSPKRALARMTICFSMGQIAGPLVAGYLAQKTGSFTLASQVAALSLVAVGLISLAAGRSATRERA
- a CDS encoding FUSC family protein, with the translated sequence MHRRVNKIVQQWSVSWRDALVASCAGGVAWLIAQWLLGQPLPIFAMVTAVICLAPNLPNHAKQAVSVMIGVTTGVVIGEVSLLLPDTIPVLHMSAVTFIAMVLATTFGLAPSIAIQSGVSALLVMVMGPQVAGVTRLLDVAVGAGVGLLFSQVLLTPDPVRLIDRAVRGLLDRLAKELRQAALALENEDPARAQNAITQFTAAHRAVIALGDGIALARSNARWSLRGRLVAGEVVEMAGRYERRGVRLYASALLFGEALGNALRKREAPPPRWIGEALNIVIANCALEEGTQPERIPPRPEDIPFGWRDCARRLEMVHDTLVHFLHAATPDSVPVRARARVSI
- the irrA gene encoding iron response transcriptional regulator IrrA, with the translated sequence MLLDPDTFSHHARRKSGVGVRQILKRAGLRPTRQRLLLASLLFIEQHRHVTPDILREEVASRGEKLSFATVYNTLNQFCEAGLIRRISLNSERTYFDTDTCDHAHFYIANEDRIIDIPTHAIGIGPIPAPPCGYEVGKVDILIHVITENDVG